Sequence from the Hamadaea flava genome:
TCGGTCGCCGGGTCGGCCGAAGTCAGAGTGCTCACGACAGCTCGATCCTCTCGCGGCGGGTCAGTCGCAGCGCGACGATGGTGATGGTGAGGGTCAGGAAGAACATGACCACGCCGATGGCCGAGCCGTAGCCGAACTGCGAGTCCCCGAAGGACACGTCGTACACGCGCTCGCCGATGACGTCGGTGGAGAAGCTGGGCCCGCCCCGGGTCATGATCTGGACCAGGGCGAACGAGTCCATCGCGATGATGGCCAGGTACACCCAGGCGACCTGGATGGTGTCCCACAGCAGCGGGACGGTGATCTTGAACATGGTGGCGAACCGGCTGGCTCCGTCGAGCGCGGCGGCCTCGTAGATGTCCTTGGGCACCGACTGCATCGCCGCGCCGAACAGCACGACGTAGAAGCCGACGTTCGACCAGACCATGACGGCTATCACGGCCGCCAGTGCCACGTCGGGGTCGCCGAGCCAGATCTGTGCCAGGCCGTCCAGGCCGATCGCCCGCAGTCCCGCGTTGAGCAGGCCCGACCGGGGGTTGTAGACCTCGGTCCACAGCACGCCGATGACGGCGACCGACAGCATCTGGGGCGCGAAGTAGATCAGCTTGTAGACCGACGCGCCCCACACGCCGGTGATCCGGCCGCTGCGCCCGCCGACGTTGAGCATCGTGGCCAGGAACAGCCCGAGCAGGATCGTCACGACGGGCAGCAGCAGGAGCAGCCACAGGTTGTGCAGCAGCGCGTTCCAGATGTGCTCGTCGTTCCACAGTCGCTTGAAGTTGTCGAGCCCGACGACGTTGTAGTTCCGTGAGAGCCCGTGCCAGTCCGTCGTGGAGATGACGAAGGTCTGCGCGTACGGGGAGATCACGAAGTACGCGTACAGCGCCAACGGGGGCAGCAGGAAGGTCGCCAAGAGCGGCCATTTCCCGTGCTTCACAGTGTCACCTCCCAAAGGGGGAGCCCACGCCGGGCTCCCCCTCCGTCTAGCCGGATCACGCGGTGCGCTTGTACTTCTTGAAGGAGCTGTCGGCGGCGATCTCGTCGGCGCCCTTCTGACAGGCCTTGAGGAACTCGTCCGGGGTGGTACGCCCGGAGAAGAAGTCGCCGCACGCGGCGTCGACCAGGTTGCGCTCCAGCTTGCGGTAGTACACCGGGTACACCCAGTTGAAGCCGTTGGTGCCGGACGCCTTGAGCGCGTCGGCCACTGAGGACAGGCCCGGCGGCAGGGTGACGCCGTCGGTGGAGCCGGCCACGATCGTCAGGCTGGACACCTTCGTGGTGAAGTCCTTGGCGCCCTTCATCGACAGCATGTGCCGCATGTACTCGAGGCCGCCGCGCTCGTTCTTGGCCTTGGCGGGCACGATGAACGGCTCGCCGGCGGTGCCGCGGATGGCCTCGAACGGCAGCTTGTCGCCGGCGCCGAGGCTGGGCGTCGGCGCGACCGACATGTTGAAGCCGGCCGGGGTGACGTCCTTCTGCTCGCTCTCCAGCCACGACCCGTTGGGGATCATGGCCGCCTTGCCCTTGCACCACTCGGCCTGGGACTGCTTGTGGTCCAGGCCGGGGGTGCCTTCGAGGATGTACTTGTCCTTGACGATCTGGTACCAGGCGTCGGCGGCGGTCTTCATCGCGTCCGAGGTCCACGCGTTCGGCTCGAGGTTGTCGATGGCCAGCGCGACGGAGTTGCCGCCGAGCTTGATGGCCGTCGACAGCACCGCCCAGCTGAAGTAGCGCGGGTGCTTGCCGGCGTAGGTCCACGGGGCGATGCCGGCGGCCTTGATGGTCTTGCACAGCGCGATGTGCTCGTCCCAGGTCTTCGGGTACGCCCAGCCCTTGTCGGCGAACAGCTTCCGGGAGTACCAGATGCCGTAGACGCTGTAGGCGTAGTTGAGCGCGTACACGCCTTCGCCGAAGGTGCCGGACGCGACCGCGCCGGGCAGCAGGGTGTCGCGGACCTTCTTGCCCGGCACGTCGAGGCTGGGCGCGTCGAGCAGCGGGGTCAGGTCGGCGAGCTGGTTCTGCGCGACGAGGTCGCCCAGCGGGATCTGGCCCGCGCCGGAGTCGTTGATGAAGTCCGGCGGGGTGCCGTCGACGAACCGCGGCTGGAGGGTCTTGTTGATCTCCACGACGGCGGAGTGCTTGATCTCCGCCTTCGGGTAGGTCTCCTTGTACATCGCCTCGTGCGCCTTGGCGTAGTCCTCGCCGAAGCCGCCGTTGAAGATGACGATCTCGAGCGGGGCGTCTTCCTTGACGCCGAGCGGGTTCTTGTCGCTCTTGGTGCCCTCGTACTTGTCGGACTTGGTCTCGGGCTCGTCGTCACCGAGCGCGCAGCCGGAGAGCAGGCCCGCCGATCCGGCGACCGCCGCCGCGCCCGCGCCGGCGCGCAGTACCGCGCGGCGGGTCAGATCCTGTGCAGACATTCGGGTGTCCCTCTTCGTTGATGGGAGGTCTGTGGTGATGGGAGATCTAGGGGTGGTGCCTCGTGTGCGGTGCGAGTGGTGAGACTGTGCCGGGTCGCCGTTGCCGTTGTCAAGGTTTAACCGTCACCTTTGTTGGATCGTTAAGAAATCACCGTGACCTCGGCGCGACGTGTATCGTCCCCGGCGTGCTCACCATCGGCCTCGACGTCGGCGGCACCGGCGCTCGCGCCGCCCTCGCGCGCGACGGCGTCATTATTGCCACGACCAGCACAGATCGACCAACCCGTATCGGTTCCGGCGGCGTGGACGCGGCCAACGCGGTCGCGGTCCTGACACCCCTCGTCCGTGAACTGGTCACTGGCCGCCCGGCCCCGATCGACGCGGTCGGCGCCGGCCTCACCGGCTTCGCGTTGCTCGGCGACGAGCTACGGGTACGCCTGCCGCAAGCGCTGGCCGAGGCGGCCGGAACGCCCGTCGTGGTGCTCTGCTCCGACATGCTCACCTCGTACGCGGGCGCGCTGGGCCTGCGCGGCGGAGCGGTCGTCGCGGCCGGCACCGGGGCGGTGGCGCTGGGCTCGGACTGGCTGGGCGCCTGGCATCGGGTCGACGGCTGGGGCTACCTGCTCGGCGACATCGGCGGCGGCTCGTGGCTCGGCCGTGCCGGGATGCAGGCGGCGCTGCGCGCGTCGGACGGCCGTCCCGGCGGCTCCCCCGTCCTGCTCGCCGCCCTGACCGAGCGGTACGGCGACCCGATCGCCCTCGTCCGCGACCTCGCCGGGCGCGACGACCGCGCCGGGGTGATGGCCGGGT
This genomic interval carries:
- a CDS encoding N-acetylglucosamine kinase, with the translated sequence MLTIGLDVGGTGARAALARDGVIIATTSTDRPTRIGSGGVDAANAVAVLTPLVRELVTGRPAPIDAVGAGLTGFALLGDELRVRLPQALAEAAGTPVVVLCSDMLTSYAGALGLRGGAVVAAGTGAVALGSDWLGAWHRVDGWGYLLGDIGGGSWLGRAGMQAALRASDGRPGGSPVLLAALTERYGDPIALVRDLAGRDDRAGVMAGFVPAIAAAAQSGDPVAAGLLAEAGTQLATSALAALPPGAPREIAYTGNLFQAGPALWDAFATTVTAGATLREPGGSAVDGALRLAQGAAEDALPPNAPLHLTRPSTASPR
- the ngcE gene encoding N-acetylglucosamine/diacetylchitobiose ABC transporter substrate-binding protein is translated as MSAQDLTRRAVLRAGAGAAAVAGSAGLLSGCALGDDEPETKSDKYEGTKSDKNPLGVKEDAPLEIVIFNGGFGEDYAKAHEAMYKETYPKAEIKHSAVVEINKTLQPRFVDGTPPDFINDSGAGQIPLGDLVAQNQLADLTPLLDAPSLDVPGKKVRDTLLPGAVASGTFGEGVYALNYAYSVYGIWYSRKLFADKGWAYPKTWDEHIALCKTIKAAGIAPWTYAGKHPRYFSWAVLSTAIKLGGNSVALAIDNLEPNAWTSDAMKTAADAWYQIVKDKYILEGTPGLDHKQSQAEWCKGKAAMIPNGSWLESEQKDVTPAGFNMSVAPTPSLGAGDKLPFEAIRGTAGEPFIVPAKAKNERGGLEYMRHMLSMKGAKDFTTKVSSLTIVAGSTDGVTLPPGLSSVADALKASGTNGFNWVYPVYYRKLERNLVDAACGDFFSGRTTPDEFLKACQKGADEIAADSSFKKYKRTA
- a CDS encoding carbohydrate ABC transporter permease yields the protein MKHGKWPLLATFLLPPLALYAYFVISPYAQTFVISTTDWHGLSRNYNVVGLDNFKRLWNDEHIWNALLHNLWLLLLLPVVTILLGLFLATMLNVGGRSGRITGVWGASVYKLIYFAPQMLSVAVIGVLWTEVYNPRSGLLNAGLRAIGLDGLAQIWLGDPDVALAAVIAVMVWSNVGFYVVLFGAAMQSVPKDIYEAAALDGASRFATMFKITVPLLWDTIQVAWVYLAIIAMDSFALVQIMTRGGPSFSTDVIGERVYDVSFGDSQFGYGSAIGVVMFFLTLTITIVALRLTRRERIELS